The genomic window CATAGAGGTTAAACCAGGTTTCGACCCATCTTTCCTTGCGGAAGTCGTCAGGACGTTAAGATCGCTATGTTAAACGAAACAATGATCGCGAATGTTTACCTCGCCCGAGGGAGTACAGATTTGCGCAAATCCATTGATGGATTGGCTGCGTTGGTGAAAGAAGGGTTTGATCTAGACCCCTTTTCGCCTAGCTACTTTGTCTTTTGTAATCGTAATCGGGATAAACTGAAAATCCTTCATTGGGAGCACAATGGCTTTTGGCTCTATTATAGACGTTTAGAGCGCGGAAAATTTCAATGGCCAACGGAAGAAAGTGATGTACCGCTAAAATTAAGCCGCCGCCAGTTCCGTTGGTTACTTGATGGACTTCCACTTGAACAGCGCCAGGCTCATCCTGAAGTTACCGCGAGGACAGTCATATAAAATCATATTTTTTTTATTTACACACCAATTTTTAAAAGGGATTGATCATAATTTGTCGAATAGATAAAGTATGAAAAAGACAACGAAAACACCCACCCAACCAACTGAAAATCTTCAAAAACGATGTGAATCCCTTGAAAAGCAAGTCGCTGAACTGACTGTAAAACTAAAATGGTATGAGGAACAGTTTCGCCTCAGCCAAAAAAGACGATTCGGCTCTTCAAGTGAAAAAACACATTCCGATCAACTAGAGCTTTCGCTCTTTAATGAAGCAGAGGTAGAAGCAGCCTCCAATTTAGAGGAGCCTGCTTCTGAAACCATTACCTACCGTCGTCGTAAAAAACGTGGTCAACGTGAAACGATGCTAGAAGACCTGCCTACGGAAACGGTTGAATACCGCCTTTCCGCAGAAGATCAGGTCTGTTCGTGCTGCGGTGGATCTTTACATGAAATGAGCACGGAAGTGCGTCAAGAAATCAAAGTCATTCCAGCTGAAGTAAAAGTGGTTAAGCATGTCCGTTATGTCTACGCCTGTCGCCGTTGTGAACGTGAGGAGATCCATACACCGATTGTCACAGCGTCTATGCCGGCACCTGTCTATCCGGGCAGTTTAGCTTCTCCTTCAAGTATGGCGTATGTGATGAGTCAAAAATATGTGGAAGGGCTGCCTCTTTATCGCCAGGAAAAGCAGTTTGAGCGATTTGGGTTTACATTATCCCGGCAGACGATGGCGAACTGGATGATCTATGGCGCAGATCAGTGGTTACGTTTAATTTATGATCGGATGAAGGATCATTTACTTAAACAGGAGATTCTCCATGCGGATGAAACCACTTTGCAGGTGCTCCATGAACCAGGTCGAAAGGCAACATCCACTTCTTATATGTGGCTTTATCGCACTGGAAGAGAAGGTCCGCCGATTACTCTTTATGATTACCAACAGACACGGGGAAAGGAACATCCTCGCAAATTTCTGAATGGTTTCAAGGGCTACCTTCATGTGGATGGCTACTCTGGTTATCAAGGGGTGCCTCATGTGACCCTGGTAGGTTGCTGGGCGCATGCAAGGCGTAAGTTTGATGAGGCCTTAAAGGTTTTACCGGCTTCAAAACAATCCGCTTCGGTAGCTGCCAAGGAAGGGCTCAATTTCTGTAACCAACTTTTTGCGATTGAGCGTGACTTAAAGGATTCAACTCCTGAAGAACGCCATAAAAGTCGTTTGGAACGCAGCCAGCCAGTGCTGGATGCTTTTTCAGCATGGCTAAAAACGCAAAGGTCAAAAGTCCTCCCAAAAAGCGCCCTTGGCCAGGCAATCCAATATTGCCTGAACCAATGGGATAAATTAGTGGGCTTTTTAAAAGATGGTCGGTTAGAAATCGATAATAACCGTAGCGAACGTTCAATCAAACCATTTGTAATTGGCCGCAAAAATTGGTTGTTTGCCAACACCACACGGGGCGCTCAAGCCAGTGCAACGATTTACAGTATTATTGAGACAGCTAAAGAGAATGACTTAAATCCATTTACCTATCTCACCTATCTTTTTGAGAAACTACCAAACATGGATACTAAAGATAAAGATGCCTTGGATCAATTAATGCCTTGGTCATCAACGATCCCATTAGTTTTTCGAGTGTTTAAAAAGAATACTTAAATCATAACTAAATCCCCATCTACTTATAGGTGGGGATTATTTGACGCTTACAAATAAACTTAACCATACATATAGAGCAAGTCTACTATCTGGCATTATAACAAAACTTTATTATAATCTGTATGTTCTAAACATTTCCAGTTAATATATGAAATAGGAAAAAAGCTTGGGTTTAGTATGAATCCAAGCTTTTTCACATTGCTAAAAAAGGGGGTTTCTCCTTTATTTTTTAAATAAATGGATCATCTATATTCTTAGTCCTCATCATCAGTAAAATCACCAAAATCCATACCTGCTAAATCAAAATCCTCTTCATCTAAACCTAAGGACTCTGTCGCATCTTCTAACATTTCATCTACACCGAAGCTATCCATCATTTCATTTAATAACATACCACCCAAGACACCCATCGCCATTCCTCCAACCATGCTTCCAATGCTACCCGATATACCGCTTTTGTGATAAAGTTGATGAACATAGGAAAATGGTTGTCTATACAATTCCGGTTGTTGGACTATTTCTACAATATACTCTTTGAGAGAGGAAACTAACTTATCTTCATTCTCTAGTAATTCTTTTGACAAAACAAACTCTCGTTTTGCTTCAATTTCTCCGTAGCCAGACCGACAATCAACTTCCATCCAAACTTGGATTCCTGTTTCAACATAAGCAAAGCGGATTTCTAATTCATTGATTTGGCCCGCAAATAACTGCGTAGGAAAAAACTCAAACTCTTGACCATATGCATCAAGCTTTCCTGAAGTAGATTTTTCTCGGAAACCTAGACGGGAAAGAGCATTAAAAATGGATTGAATTTCTTTCGATGCTCCAATTGTAACATAATCAATATCTGTCCGATCAACGCCTCCCTCAATATCAAGATGGGTATCAAAGTAATAAGAAACAGGCCCTCTTGATAACGGAAGAGTTGGTGGTATACGATAATGAAATGGAAAACGTTTTTCTTCCTTTTTTGAAATAACAAACGATCCGGTTAATGGTACCATTTCAACTTCACGTGAAATAGATTGGCCATTCTTTGTTGTAACAATCATCATAAACTTAACTGCAAGCTGATTAATCTTTTGATCTACTTCGCCCCCCTTTAAAATAACCTCTCCTTGTACAACTTCATTAATTTCATAAGGACGATTTTCAATTTGTAAATCTACTGTCGCAGCTCCCTTACCTAATTTCGCTAAGAATTTCTTGAGCATTCTCTTGTCTCCTTTCAGTCAATTCTTTCTTTTTATAATTAAATTAGGAATAATAAATAACTGGATGATCATCTCAAGATTGTTTATATTTTATTTTTCATTCTATCTCACTCATTTTAAATTTTAATGAGATCTCTACACAAAATATATTATGATCAACAAATGTTCATTAAATTGTCACTTTAAATGAAAACCAGATTTTCGATATAATGTGTTGTATAATAATAATAATAGCTTAGAATTTTGAAACCTTTTGTTACATCTTACGTATAACATAACAAATTGGTTTTACTTTTTGTCAAACCATCACGTTATACTTGATTATTTTAAGGGGGTGATTCGATGGGGCTAAAAAATACCGAATTGGCGAACTTGCAGAATTGGCGAATGTTACAAAGCGTACCATCGATTATTACACAAATTTAGGATTACTAAAAGCAGAACGTACTGCTTCTAATTATCGTTATTACTCTCAAGAAGCATTAGAAGATTTAAGGTTTATCGAAGCCTGTAAAAAGCAACAACTAACCTTGCAGGAAATCAAAGAAGCACTTGTAAGGAGAAAACAAGGAAAGCAGACTGACATTGTTAATCAAGCAAATGATATAGCAAATCAAATTCATCACTTAAAAGAAAAAATTGAAGATTTATTGCCTTTAATTGAAAATCTTAATGAAAAAGAACGAAAACACATTACAAAAAGGCTGTCACCTGAAAGTATAACACTCATTCAAACTTTACTCATGTTATTAGGTTAAAAAGGAGGAACCAAACATGTTTTTTCATCCAATGGATTTCTTGATTCTTATTGCATTTGGACTTTCGATTTGGGCACAATTCAAAGTAAAAGGAAATTTCAATAAGTGGTCAGAGGTACCAACACGTTCTGGGTTAACCGGTGCTGAGGTGGCAAGACGCATTCTCGATCGGAATGGCTTGCATCATGTTCCTGTTGAAGTAGTTCCAGGTACTTTAACAGACCATTATGATCCGCTTAGTCGTGTTGTTCGTTTATCTGAACCCGTTTACTACGGATCATCCATTGCTTCGATTTCTGTTGCTGCTCACGAAGTTGGTCATGCGATTCAACACCAGCAATCTTACGGAGCATTAGTCTTACGCCACCGTATGTTCCCGTTAGTGAACTTTACATCCGGAATTGCTCCATTTTTGTTGTTAGGCGGATTTTTATTCCAAAGCCTCTCACTGATCGGTATTGGAATTATCTTTTTCTCAGCAGCTGTTGCCTTCCAATTAATTACTCTGCCTGTTGAGTTTAATGCCAGCTCAAGGGCTAAAAATTTAATGTTGGCTGAAGGAATTATGTATAATGAAGAGGAAAAAGGCGTTAATAAAGTGTTAAATGCTGCTGCTTTAACATATGTAGCCGCTGCTTTAATTTCCGTCTTAGAGTTAATCAAATATGTCATGATTTTCTTCCAGGGACAAGGACAAACAGAAGAAGAGTAAAACAAGATTTTTAACCATTTTTCATTTAATAGGAGGTGCTCCTGACTCGTTTCGTCTATACGAGTCAAGGATAATCAGTGGAAATAGTTAACCTGATATTAGTTGCCATTTTAATCGGACTTACGGCATTTTTCGTTGCTTCCGAATTTGCCATGGTAAAAATCAGATCGACACGAATCGATCAATTAGTCGCAGAAGGAAATAAAAATGCGATTGCCGCCAAAAAAATTATTTCGAACTTAGATGAATACTTGTCCGCCTGCCAGTTAGGTATTACAGTGACAGCATTGGGATTAGGATGGTTAGGTGAACCAACCGTTGAACACCTGTTGCATCCTTTGTTCGAAAAGCTAAATTTAGATGAGTCTCTTGTAAGCATTCTTTCTTTTACTTTTGCCTTTGTATTGATTACGTTTTTACACGTCGTAGTCGGTGAGTTGGCTCCAAAAACGTTTGCCATTCAGAAAGCAGAATCCATTACAATGTTATGTGCACGTCCTTTAATGTTCTTCTATAAAGTCATGTACCCATTTATTTGGGCATTAAATGGTTCAGCACGTGCATTTACAAAATTGTTTGGCTTTAAGCCGGCATCGGAACATGAAGTGGCTCACAGTGAGGAAGAGCTGCGTATCATCCTTTCGGAAAGTTATGAGAGAGGTGAAATCAATCAGTCTGAATTCAAATATGTAAATAACATTTTTGAATTCGATGACCGGCTTGCCAAAGAGATTATGGTTCCCCGTACAGAAATCGTCAGTGTTTCAAAGGATGACACCATTGAAGACTTCTTAAAAATGGCAAAACATGAAAAATTTACTCGTTATCCTGTTGCTCTTGAAGGAGATAAAGACCACATCATAGGATTGGTCAACATAAAGGAAGTATTAACAGACTGTATTCATGGGATGGATATAAAAGAAAAAACAATTGAATCTTATACGAAGCCAATCATCCAGGTAATTGAATCCATTCCCATCCACAATCTATTACTAAAAATGCAGAAAGAACGTATTCATATGGCCATCTTGATGGATGAATATGGTGGAACAGCCGGGCTTGTAACCGTTGAGGACATTTTGGAGGAAATCGTAGGTGAAATTCAAGATGAGTTCGACATCGATGAAGTACCTGAAGTTCAAAAAGTACAAGAAAATCACTATATTTTTGACTCCAAGGTTTTAATTGATGAAGTGAATGATTTATTGGGAACAAATATTGAAGAAGAAGATATGGATACAATTGGCGGCTGGATGCTCACCCAGAACTTCGATCTTGAAAAAGGTGAATCTGTGGTGTTTGGTGGATATGAGTTTAAGGTACTTGAAAGAGAGGAACACTATATTAAACGAATTGAAGTTTTTCCAACCAAGGTCGATCCTGAGGTTCTACAAGAAACAGAGATAACGTCCTAATAGTATAAAGAAAAGGCATGTACAAACAAGAGTGTACATGCCTTTTTATAATGGACCCATAAAACTAGACACGAAATGAGGAGATGTTAAAGTAGGTTTATGAAAGAAAACGATATACACCAGAGTTTAAATCCCAGATCGTGCTAGAGGTCCTAAAAGAAGAAAAAACTATGAGTGAAATTGCTTCCTCTCATGGAATCCATGTGAATCAGATCCGGCAATGGAGGAATGCGTTTCTTGAACAAATTGCCCCAGTTGTTTGCGAAAGAAAATAAGAAAGTAGATCAAATGAAGGCTGTCTATGAACAACAAATTGAAAACCTTTATGCCGAAGTCGGTCGTTTAACCACGCAATTGTCGTGGCTTAAAAAAAAATCTGGCCTTAAGGAGTAGGGCAGAACGTATTGACATGATTGATTGGGACGATGCAGAACTCCCTATTGCCACCCAGGCTGAATTGCTCGGACTCAATCGGTCCAGCTTGTATTATAAGCCTGTGGAGCCTTCTCCTGAAGAAGTGTTCATCAAGCACCGAATTGATGAAATTTACACCAAGTATCCGTTTTTTGGCTCCCGGCGGATCACGGCCGTTCTGAATGAAAACGGGTTACACATTAACCGAAAGGCCGTTCAGCGCCATATGAGGGAGATGGGGATTGCCGGGATTTCACCTGGCCCCAACCTTAGTAAGCGCAACCTGGAACACCGGATTTATCCCTATCTTCTTAGAAATCTCGACATCACTCACCCCAACCAGGTATGGGGGATTGATATCACTTACATCCGGCTTCAACGCGGTTGGATGTATCTCGTCGCCATTATTGACTGGTATTCCCGTTACGTCGTTAGTTGGGAGCTGGATCAGACGCTGGAAATCGATTTTGTCCTTGAAGCCGTCAAACGGGCGCTGTCGCACGCTCAACCTGAGATTATAAACAGTGATCAGGGCAGCCACTTCACCAGCCCGAAATATACCGAGCTGGTACTGGATAAGAAAGTTCAAATCAGTATGGACAGCAAAGGTCGGGCTCTTGACAATATCATTACCGAGCGATTGTGGCGGACGATTAAATATGAAGAGGTCTACTTGAAGGAATACGAGAGTCCAAGAGAAGCAAGAAAAGAGATCAATAACTATCTCCATTTCTATAACCATGAACGCCCTCATCAATCATTAGGCTATAAACCACCTGCCTCTGTTTATGGCCTGTGAGTGATTCATCCTTTATAGAGGATCCTTCTCACGGGAGAACCTGTCAAGGATTCGGCAGAGCCCTCGCTTCGCTCGCCCTTGACAGAACCTCCCCTGAGAAGGAAAAATAAAAGCAGGATGAATCACTCCAAAAAAATGTGTACTCCCACTTTATTGGCCTCAATGAGCACCCCAAGCTCTAGAATGCAGATATCCTTTTTGGTTTCTGCCCCACCTTAAAAAAATAAAATTAGTGTCTTGATGATGGGGTCCACCATATTTCTTTGGAATTACCCTTCTTTTAACAGAGAAAAGCAGTGAATCGGCTACACTTAACTGGACAAAAAAATTAAGGTCAGGTAGACTAACCATCCAATCTGGGTATACTGCTAATCAAGCATAAGAGATCCCATACCAGCAACTTTACTAGGAGAGGCGGGTATGCTAGCCTGTTTGGCAAGCCAGATGTTTTCATCATCTGGTTTCCTGGCTGGGAAAGCATGCCCGTAGAGGCTCCTTGTCAAGTTGCGGTGTTTACCCTCTAAATTTGGAAGTCTACTTCATCTCATTCAGTTAATGGAGGTACGCCGATATGACGAGAGCTAGAAGAACATTTACTCCCGAATTTAAAGCTCAAATGGTCAAACTATATGAAAGTGGTAAGCCTAGAAAAGACATTATAAGTGAATACAATTTAACGCCTTCGGCATTAGACAAATGGGTGAAACAGAGCCAAACATCTGGTTCATTTAAAGAGAAGGACAACCGAACACCTGAAAAAGAAGAACTGATCAAGCTTCGTAAAGAAAATCAGCGTTTACTGATGGAGAATGATATTTTAAAGCAAGCTGCGCTGATACTAGGACGAAAGTAAATGTGATTAAAAATAATCGTCACAAATACTCGATATCAGCAATGTGCGACGTCCTACAACTCCCAAGAAGTACCTATTATTATGAAGCAAAAGAGCAATCTAAATCAGATGATGAACTTACTGTTACCATAATCGATATTTTTCATAAAAGCCGCCAGAACTATGGCACTCGTAAGATAAAACATGAGTTGAAAAAACTCGGTAAAATTGCATCCAGAAGACGTATTGGCCGAATCATGAAAGAAAATGGGCTAGTATCAAAATATACAGTTGCCCAGTTTAAGCCACATGTGGATAAATGTAATGAATCTAAAGTTGAAAATGTGTTGAATAGGGAATTTGATCAACAAAAGGAATTAACGGTTGTAGTCAGTGATTTAACATACGTAAGGGTCCAAAAAAATTGGCATTACATATGTCTATTTGTTGATCTTTACAATAGAGAAATTGTTGGACATAGTGCCGGTCCTAATAAAGATGCTGGACTAGTCTACCAAGCCTTATCAACGATTAAAGCTGATTTAAGACAAATTCAACTATTTCACACAGACCGAGGAAACGAGTTTAAAAACAAGACAATCGATGAAGCTTTAGAAACATTCGAGATTAAACGGTCGTTAAGCATGAAAGGTTGCCCATATGATAACGCAGTAGCCGAAGCCACATTTAAAATTATCAAGACAGAATTTGTAAAAGGTAAATATTTTGAAAGTTTAGAGCAATTAAAATTGGAATTAGATGATTATGTACATTGGTTTAATCATATAAGAATTCACGGAACACTCGGGTATTTAAGCCCTATTGAATACAAAAAGGAACACCTTAAAAAAATTGTCTAGTTTAGTGTTGACATACCACAGCTGATTTTAGTTTAGTGTTTGCAACAAATTCTTTATACCTATCCTGCTAACGCTCCAACTGTATTTAGAAAGATGTTAACAACATCAAAAATATAATCAGTCAGCTTATATTGGAGAACTTCAAACGAACTTACCTTAATGAACCAGAAGGTAACATTACCATCATGGAAGTCAAAACACCTACAATAGAAATCACTACTAATGAAAACATGAAAGATGTTAATCCAACTGTCCCCATTCCTAATAGAACAACTATACTATCAATCACAAAGATTAATGCTCCCACATTCCAGGAAGTCCATTTTGTTAAAATCTGGGCGATCAAATCTGTTCCACCTGTGCTTGTCTCATAACGCAGCATTAATCCTATACCGATCCCGACCAATGTTCCTCCCAAAATTGCACTGAAGAAAATCGAGAGATTAAACTGATTACGTAAGGGGGAAAGCCAATCAATAGAAAGTGATGAGAGTAGGAGACCGTATAAGCTATTGTAAAAATAATATCGCTCGTTTTTCCAAGCGTACAGATAGAGAGGAGCACTTAAAACAAGCATACATAAGCCTGTAGGGTAATCAAAGTAATAGTGAAGAATCAAAGCAATGCCAATGATACCACCATCTAACAAGTGATAAGGAGTCAAAAATCCGTTAATGCCTATCCCTGTGTTTTGCAATTTAAAAATCCAGCGTTTTGCAAGATTTTTTTCCAGCACCTTGCTCTTCATTTTATAGGTTCATATAGGAATTTTTTATTCGATAACTTGGTCCGGTAAATGTAAGTAAATAACTGTGATGTACGAGTCTGTCAATTATTGCAGTTGTCATTCTCTCATCATGAAAAATACTGTTCCATTTGCTAAATTCAAGATTTGTTGTAATGATAATACTTCTCCTCTCATAACACGAGGCAACCACCTGGAAAAGAAGCTGCGCTCCTTCCCGGCTAACTGGAATATAGCCCCATTCATCACAAATTAAGAGATCCGCCTTTTCTAGCTGACTGATTGTTTTATGCAAGGTACCTGCCTGTTTTGATTCGATTAATTCATTCACCAATGCTGCAGTTCGATAAAACTTTACGACTTTTCCTTGATTACACGCTTCCACTCCAAGAGCCGTCGCCAGATGAGTTTTGCCCGTTCCAACACCTCCATACATTATTAGATTTTCTTTTCTATCAATGAATGCTGCCGTTTTTAATTCGTCTATCGAAAGCTTTGCAGGCAGTTCTATTCCTCCGAATTCATATCCTTCAAATGTCTTAAAGGTATCAAAGTTGGCCTGTTTTAATAACCGGTTTTTTCTAGTGATTTTTCGATGCTTTACCTCCAATGCAAGGAGCTCTGCCAGAAACTCTTCATGAGTTTCTGCTTGTATGCTCGAATAATGTTCTGCTATTCGGTTTCCGAGTTTCAGTTCTTTACAGTATGCTTCTATTTGGCTTCTCATTTGACACCACCGCCTAAAAGTTGATCATAACTGGTCCAATTTGCTTCAAAAACCTCTTCTTGTTTTAAATGTTCCGAAATCTGAATTTCTGGTAAATCCTCTAATTTCCCAGTTATTCGATACCAGGTGGTCAAAATGCTGTCTGTATCTGTTTGCCCCAGTTTTATACTCTCGACCAATGCCTGTGTTGCAGTTTCAATATCTCCTTCTTCCTTAATGATTTGGGACAGGAGACGTAAGGCTTCTTTCTTTTTGCTTGTATATGATAAATAATCTTGCCATGGATCCGGCAATTCACGAAAAAACGGCATCTGTTCAAAAGATTTAGGTCTTCTGGCCATCAAATCCAAATAAGGAATCCATTTCATAGATTCTAAGTTCTCTCCGTACAACCTTCGATGCTCGACCACCATATGGTATTCATCATCCAATACGACAATTGTTTCGTATGTAATTTTTAACCACACTTTTTGGGATGCGAGGGAAGGTGAGGTAGAATACCGGTTTTTTTCAAAGCGAACCTTGCCATATTTATCTGCTCTTGCTTTTATC from Bacillus methanolicus includes these protein-coding regions:
- a CDS encoding zinc metallopeptidase, producing the protein MFFHPMDFLILIAFGLSIWAQFKVKGNFNKWSEVPTRSGLTGAEVARRILDRNGLHHVPVEVVPGTLTDHYDPLSRVVRLSEPVYYGSSIASISVAAHEVGHAIQHQQSYGALVLRHRMFPLVNFTSGIAPFLLLGGFLFQSLSLIGIGIIFFSAAVAFQLITLPVEFNASSRAKNLMLAEGIMYNEEEKGVNKVLNAAALTYVAAALISVLELIKYVMIFFQGQGQTEEE
- a CDS encoding MerR family transcriptional regulator, producing MGELAELANVTKRTIDYYTNLGLLKAERTASNYRYYSQEALEDLRFIEACKKQQLTLQEIKEALVRRKQGKQTDIVNQANDIANQIHHLKEKIEDLLPLIENLNEKERKHITKRLSPESITLIQTLLMLLG
- a CDS encoding YitT family protein, which codes for MKSKVLEKNLAKRWIFKLQNTGIGINGFLTPYHLLDGGIIGIALILHYYFDYPTGLCMLVLSAPLYLYAWKNERYYFYNSLYGLLLSSLSIDWLSPLRNQFNLSIFFSAILGGTLVGIGIGLMLRYETSTGGTDLIAQILTKWTSWNVGALIFVIDSIVVLLGMGTVGLTSFMFSLVVISIVGVLTSMMVMLPSGSLR
- a CDS encoding sporulation protein; translation: MLKKFLAKLGKGAATVDLQIENRPYEINEVVQGEVILKGGEVDQKINQLAVKFMMIVTTKNGQSISREVEMVPLTGSFVISKKEEKRFPFHYRIPPTLPLSRGPVSYYFDTHLDIEGGVDRTDIDYVTIGASKEIQSIFNALSRLGFREKSTSGKLDAYGQEFEFFPTQLFAGQINELEIRFAYVETGIQVWMEVDCRSGYGEIEAKREFVLSKELLENEDKLVSSLKEYIVEIVQQPELYRQPFSYVHQLYHKSGISGSIGSMVGGMAMGVLGGMLLNEMMDSFGVDEMLEDATESLGLDEEDFDLAGMDFGDFTDDED
- a CDS encoding IS3 family transposase (programmed frameshift), whose amino-acid sequence is MTRARRTFTPEFKAQMVKLYESGKPRKDIISEYNLTPSALDKWVKQSQTSGSFKEKDNRTPEKEELIKLRKENQRLLMENDIFKASCADTRTKVNVIKNNRHKYSISAMCDVLQLPRSTYYYEAKEQSKSDDELTVTIIDIFHKSRQNYGTRKIKHELKKLGKIASRRRIGRIMKENGLVSKYTVAQFKPHVDKCNESKVENVLNREFDQQKELTVVVSDLTYVRVQKNWHYICLFVDLYNREIVGHSAGPNKDAGLVYQALSTIKADLRQIQLFHTDRGNEFKNKTIDEALETFEIKRSLSMKGCPYDNAVAEATFKIIKTEFVKGKYFESLEQLKLELDDYVHWFNHIRIHGTLGYLSPIEYKKEHLKKIV
- the tnpC gene encoding IS66 family transposase; translation: MKKTTKTPTQPTENLQKRCESLEKQVAELTVKLKWYEEQFRLSQKRRFGSSSEKTHSDQLELSLFNEAEVEAASNLEEPASETITYRRRKKRGQRETMLEDLPTETVEYRLSAEDQVCSCCGGSLHEMSTEVRQEIKVIPAEVKVVKHVRYVYACRRCEREEIHTPIVTASMPAPVYPGSLASPSSMAYVMSQKYVEGLPLYRQEKQFERFGFTLSRQTMANWMIYGADQWLRLIYDRMKDHLLKQEILHADETTLQVLHEPGRKATSTSYMWLYRTGREGPPITLYDYQQTRGKEHPRKFLNGFKGYLHVDGYSGYQGVPHVTLVGCWAHARRKFDEALKVLPASKQSASVAAKEGLNFCNQLFAIERDLKDSTPEERHKSRLERSQPVLDAFSAWLKTQRSKVLPKSALGQAIQYCLNQWDKLVGFLKDGRLEIDNNRSERSIKPFVIGRKNWLFANTTRGAQASATIYSIIETAKENDLNPFTYLTYLFEKLPNMDTKDKDALDQLMPWSSTIPLVFRVFKKNT
- a CDS encoding hemolysin family protein, which gives rise to MEIVNLILVAILIGLTAFFVASEFAMVKIRSTRIDQLVAEGNKNAIAAKKIISNLDEYLSACQLGITVTALGLGWLGEPTVEHLLHPLFEKLNLDESLVSILSFTFAFVLITFLHVVVGELAPKTFAIQKAESITMLCARPLMFFYKVMYPFIWALNGSARAFTKLFGFKPASEHEVAHSEEELRIILSESYERGEINQSEFKYVNNIFEFDDRLAKEIMVPRTEIVSVSKDDTIEDFLKMAKHEKFTRYPVALEGDKDHIIGLVNIKEVLTDCIHGMDIKEKTIESYTKPIIQVIESIPIHNLLLKMQKERIHMAILMDEYGGTAGLVTVEDILEEIVGEIQDEFDIDEVPEVQKVQENHYIFDSKVLIDEVNDLLGTNIEEEDMDTIGGWMLTQNFDLEKGESVVFGGYEFKVLEREEHYIKRIEVFPTKVDPEVLQETEITS
- the istB gene encoding IS21-like element helper ATPase IstB, translated to MRSQIEAYCKELKLGNRIAEHYSSIQAETHEEFLAELLALEVKHRKITRKNRLLKQANFDTFKTFEGYEFGGIELPAKLSIDELKTAAFIDRKENLIMYGGVGTGKTHLATALGVEACNQGKVVKFYRTAALVNELIESKQAGTLHKTISQLEKADLLICDEWGYIPVSREGAQLLFQVVASCYERRSIIITTNLEFSKWNSIFHDERMTTAIIDRLVHHSYLLTFTGPSYRIKNSYMNL
- the tnpB gene encoding IS66 family insertion sequence element accessory protein TnpB (TnpB, as the term is used for proteins encoded by IS66 family insertion elements, is considered an accessory protein, since TnpC, encoded by a neighboring gene, is a DDE family transposase.), translated to MLNETMIANVYLARGSTDLRKSIDGLAALVKEGFDLDPFSPSYFVFCNRNRDKLKILHWEHNGFWLYYRRLERGKFQWPTEESDVPLKLSRRQFRWLLDGLPLEQRQAHPEVTARTVI